CTATAGTGGCTTGTCTCTACTTTCTCGTACTACTTTGAATGCGCCccgcaacaacaaaaaaaacgtcGTTCTTACGTAATGAGTGGTGGGCCACCAACACAacacaattaaaaacaaaacgaCACAGTCGTTTGTCGCAATATGGCGTTGTTTTCTCGAGCAGGGAAAGAAAATCTTGCGCTTatacatcaaaatgtttgtcGTACTGGCAGAGGCGTCTCACATCAAAATACTTGTCGTACTGGTATAGGCGCCTCACATCAAAAATACTTGTCTTACTGGCGGAGGCGCATCACATCAAATGCTTGTCGTACTGGCGCAGGCGCCTTACATTTCCAAGTAGATAGACGAAAATACTCCATGCGTTAAATGCTTGCACGTTCTTGAAACACCTGGAattggaaatatttttataagaattatgtcaacattgtatgacacatgtcACTTGACAGGGTCGTTAGACTGTCGCAAACGCATTCTTTGATATAAATTTAATGAAGACTTCTGGTTACTGGCCCCTTCACTTGGCTGTCCCTAGACAGGTGCATGTTCTTTCAGGAAAAACTGCCGAAGCGGCACATGCGGTCTTCTCCATAGAAAAAAAGACGGAAGCGGCTAAATGACATCACTTGTCATATCAAACAAACAACTTCCGGTTGGAGGACTTTTGTGTCTGTTTTAAAACGTCTGTATCAATTTCAAGAAAACTATTCCAATAAAAATGTCTGACACAATTATACAACATAATGCATTTCGAACAATAGTGAGAGTTACCTTATTCACCTTCGCCAACATTTCTACATAACTTAACAACTGTCTGATTACCTGTACAAGCCGATGACGATATTGCATGTGTTATAAACAGCAATGCTCACTTAGTATAAACGTTGTTTACTTTCGCCTCCCACGTCCGAATTACGTAATACTTTTGGTGCATGACACTTTGATATTTTGCTGCACTCATGCGTATTTTCATGTAACCAGTTTGAATATAAGAGGTCGAATTCAAATAATGACAGatgaaaaagcgactgcgccggttaagcgtagctatggtaattaaaacgttataCGCCTATCagtaaaaatgttgcaaaatatgTGTGACAAAATTGCACAAAGATTGCGAGTTATAATCATATgtttcacattgcactatataCAACAGGCGACTTTTGAGAGCGAAAGTCTAGGTTATTTTTAACAGCCCTCGTATTTATCTGCATTTGAGCCGAACtacgagaaaatcaacatagtgcgtttgcgaccagcatggatccagaccaggcagctcatccgcgcagtctggtcaggatccatgttgttcgcgaACGgttttctcatattgcaataggctttgaaagcgaacagcatggatcctgacaagactgagcggatgcgcaggttggtctggatccatgttggtcgcaaacgcacaatgttggttttcccacggagCGGCTCATTTTTTAATAAGTCATATGATTGCTAGTCAACTGTTTTCTCCTTGACCCAGGCTTAATGGGTCTAATTAAAGATAGAGGAAAATACTAacgttttagatatgaaatatatttccacTTAAAACTCAACGAATAGAACTGTCAACACAAGTGCCACACTCGAAAGTGCAGATGCTTGCACTTCTCGGAGTGCCAAATAATACATGTTTAACTGCGTTACGAAGCAAAGGTGAAAAAGGGGCCTTCAGGATATTATTTTAAAAGAGGTAACGCTACTTTTTCTGTTGATTTATTGGTATGTAGTAGAAAAGGATAAAACGGTAGATACTTATATTTAAATCCATCAACATCATTGAAGCAATTGTTTTTATCTTACAAATATTAGTTGAAATAGATAGAATCTGATGATTCCATCACGTGATactttttctttgtctttttgtACTTTTCTATTTTTCCTTGTATCTAAAGATGCTATATTTTCACATAGGATGTGTTGCTTTTGAGTTACAACAAAGACGAAAAACAACGATGACGAAGATACATGTACAGATATTCATTCTACACCTATGTGTGGCATTTACATTCTGTGGGCGATTCGAGCAGGTAGAAAATAGGTTAAAGGCAATTCAAACACTTTTGTTTCAGGTAGGTTACATGCGTTTGATGTCTTTTGGTGcttaacatgtatataatttttgatacCAATGAATTTccagtattttcaaaaataaatacgcaaatgagccgcgccatgagaaaaccaacattgtgcgtttgcgaccagcatggatccagaacagcctgcgtatccgcgcagtcgggtcaggatccatactgttcgctttcaaagcctattgcagttagagaaaccgttagcgaacagcatggatcctgaccagactgcgcggatgcgcaggctggtctggatcaatgctggtcgcaaagccactatgttggttttctcatggtgcggctcaaatatgcaTTTACGCAACAAAAGCAAAATGATAGCTCTAGAGATTTTTTTAATTCCAGTATACTGGAAACCCGATTACCTAAAATGGtacatttatgaaattaagtTCACAATTTGAGTTTATCTCGATAACTGGTTTAAGGTACTGTCAGTTAAAGTCAAATAAGGAGATTTTAAGACTATGTTCTTTATTTGACATTTACAGGACATACAAAGTGTAATAGAAGGCGTAGATAAGAACTCTCAGAAAATCGAAAATCTACAAGAAAGTGTAGATAAAAACACTTTAAAGATGGACAGTCTACAAGAAAGTGTGGATAAGAACTCTTTGAAAATCGAACGTCTACAAGAAAGTGTTGATAAAAACACTTTGATGATGGACAGTCTGACTGAACTTATCAATAAAACATTATCATTGGTTACACATACTACGGCACCAATAACAAAATCTAAATACGATGTTGAAACTcacaagaaaattgaaaacaatcaAGAACACAACTCTACGCCTGCAAATTTGGATGTAAAAAGACTTTTTTAGGAGCATAAAATGTACTCGTTATCATTGCAAATAAACATGTTGGCCCAGTTAGAAAAGACTTTTCAAGACAACAAAGGtgcttttcaaaatatttctgaaaatcttgttaactttAAATCTCAAATGAAAAATGAGTTAGATGATATGCGATCGCACATTGACAATATAGCTGGTGAAACCCGACGATCGTGTAAATGTAGCACCGGCAAGTTTATCGTCTGCAGAATGTAATAGCATTCTCGCGAAGACCGGGGAAATATTAAGAGAAGTAAACAGCCTTAAAGATACCGAAAGGTCGGACAGATATATCTGATCAGACTGTTGCAAGTTgtttcaaaatagaaaatagtGTAGAAAAGGGTGTGTCAACGATCACAAATGTATTGATATAAATGCAAAACCGGGTGCAAAATTTACTTTCCATTGCGACAATAAAAATATACGACTAGGTGATGCAATTGTCACGGAAGTCGCAGTGGAAGGGCGTGTTGAGGTGCGATATAATAATCATTGGGGAACAGTTTGTAGAGACAGTTTTAATGATGTTGACCCTACAGTAGCATGCAAGATGGCAGGACTTGCCCGAGGGTTTACAATGACAGGAGTTCCCGAAGGTTCCGGTCAAATATGGCTTGATGACGTAAGATGTGAGGGATATGAATCAGATTTGTTTGACTGTGACAGACCTATAGATATAGGTGGCCACAACTGTGAACATCGTGAAGACGTTGCAATGAGATGTTTTTGGTTAGCTTAATATGGCCTAAGAAATGGCAGGTTCATACACCAAACGATATTGAATGCCTGAATAGACTAGACACACCTTTTATTCCTTTTATTTAAGATTTATAAACCTAGCAGAGCTTTGTGATCTGTGAACACAAACTGCATACATCAAACGTTTGACATGTAACAAATACAAGGCGAAGAAAGAGATATAAATGAAATAGTATATCCCAAATTGTGATTGCTCCGATGCGAAGGAACTATATCACGAGGCGCAGCTGAGACTAAGAAAATGTAGGAGGAGTAAGCTATAAAATGTATAGAACCCGTCGGACAGTAGTGGTAAAAATAATGATGAGAAAATGGTAAAATAGGGTAAAATGCTAACAATACATTAAGTACGTTGCTAAGAACAGTGAAATATTTCACAACAACAAACAGATATGTATTAAAAACTTTCCCGCGTTCTTGACCAGTACACCATAGAGGAACACGTACTTACCATTGGTTAAATATGAAGCTTTATAaataaggcagtttacctccggtaccccgttgcaaacgcttttcgattttgaatggaaaaaataaaaacaacaactaattctcatgacTATGTTTTCATAATCTTTATTACTTTATTCCTTCGCAAAGAAAAGCCATTAGGATTATTATAACGGGAAATCCCGGGTTAATAAAATGTTggaagcaaggctctgattggttaGTGAAAAGGTCGTCTATAACCTGCCTTCAGATCCAATGTGTAGCGTTAattgtagagaccgtaccatagctctttgcatactttgatttttcaaactaaagtgatttttacaagtgcaccggttacgataaaaaatgtaaacaacggactctgtctatgaaactttgaaatgaatgaatggcAGTCgctcttagtcataatactgattgacagtgaatgctaatgactccatgtgttgcagaaaggtatttagtttgtaactgtaatttcccatcaattgaaatcctctcaaaactggtaaaataattacttatatttggccaaaactcaccgtctttgccgttcgacagctgcaaaaagggcaaatataaaagattcagtgtaagtaatatttcactggtactaccagttagtaagttcatactctgaacaacacgtcagagaaattcgggcagatttgaccgattatgacgttggcagcattagattatattttttctttacacaaaaattgccgttaggtaacaaagcgaatatgccgataatccggagttcaccgattattgttccagttcacgcaatgtaatccagcaattaaactgcatagctattagctactgctgttatagggaagtggtagagtgtctgccttaggtgtgagaggtcctgggttcgagtcccaattagagcttaactatttagattctgctatttaaaagcattgttttgctgttaatagactgttccagatgttctaaatttttagcacacagtttcatggatcattatttagcaatccagatcaaagttgaatgttaaatcaaatgcacccaattagaaaatattgactatattatgtccctttgatgtttatgctctccatgttcaagaagagttacatttccttgatcacaaaattttcgttaacatgaaaatattaaatgctcataactccacacttctggttaaaatattgtctatatttctgtttttgagaaatatatggacctttgtcttcatttcaaagctttttaacttcaaacctgtgatttgaaaaacttaggtactatctctataataATTGGAGATAATTTTAATCGGATCGATATTTTACAGACGTTTTTGTATCGGCCAAAGCGGATCCCTGTGTTAAAGAATCGGTTTAAAAATCAAGGGCCACTTTGCTTACAGACATTCTATTGCTGCATAGACGATTCTGATCAATACACAGattacgagggatgttcgaaatgaattgcttatttctatctggagacttcaaatttcaagttagcccaaaagggctcatttcatgccctcgaagtactccccgtggctagaaatgcaaagtttcagccgatgtatccacttcttgaaggcgtcacggtacgctgatttaggcacagtaataaggtactgatgaatggcagatccaagtgcctgtcgggactggtatttccgcccagcaaggaatgatttcaatttccgaaacaaaaagaaatcacatggggcaaggtctggggaatacgtggggtgaggcaaaacaattactttttctttcttcaaaaacgccgtaactattgcggaggtatgagcgggggcattgtcatgtagaagacggacatgtttaaaaccagtggcagggcgtcgtttctgataatactttttcagtttcttcagtactacgtctttgtagtactttccggtgatgcttttgccctttttcaccggcacttttattgcgactcctccaccagagaagaagattgcatacaaaaccttctttgcactcaaagaacgtttggcaattattgggcgtttgctgtgtttagtggcccagatcttattgctaacctttctgacgggctcaaaataatggacccaggtttcatcacctgtgacgacattggcaaactgctttttgtcatattttggaaacatttgaagcagctttttggccactttaacccgttgcctcttgctcatcagtcaacagatgtggcacccatctagcagaaatctttctgactttcaaatgcttcttcaaaataaggtgaaccattgatagtgatatgcctacctttcgtgcaatatcacgaactgtaaatctggcatctccttcaatgatttcctttattttggaaacgatttctttacgagatgcagattttggcctacctgatttcggtgcatttttgatggactcaacaccagactcaaatttctttttccaccgccgaactgtgtcataagacacccaagaaggtccataagcagtagaaagttcagtcatcagctgcttcaaagaacaaccaagttttgagcgagctttgatgtaagcccgtatttcatctttcttgtcgacgcttctaccaaccatttttactatagtggtcaatgattgcgtgtattcaaatggcaaattttatgtcttacacttagtctaacatgtacgtttatacaccgttgtgtaggtattgaataaccctatacaggtaggtattggtttttatcgtgccccacgtggatatcgagctagaggacaataagcaattcatatcgaacactcctcgtatttCATGTACCACGTGGGTGGAAAGTGGTCTATAGTTACACGATTGACAGGTAATCCAGGTGCCCAGAATTCAAATCCCGGTTCAGCATTGGAAATGTCGAGATGCTCACTCAagtaagaggccagtactggttatTTCAAGGAAAGAGCTTCGCAGGTATTGGTTCTTTACACCAAGACCAATGAGTCTATTTGTAAAGAGGTATATCAGATATCTCACACAGTTCCTTATACACCGTCTCTTTTACCTTTATACTGGAGAAAAAATCTTTTATAACATGGTTTCCAGTGATTTATTTACCGATAATTGGAATATTCACAGttgaaatatctaatatattttttCGCATAAGGAACCTATAAAATGTGTGAAATCTCGTTAATACAAGacataaaaaaatatgtgtgtTTTATATGTACGATCAAAATTTCGAACAGACGTGATTaccatatttatgtctcccccaggagacatattgtttttgccctgtccgtccgtccgtccgtacgtcacacttcatttccgagcaataactggagaaccatttgacctagaaccttcaaactttatagagttgtagggctgcaggagtagacgacccctattgtttttggggtcactctgtcaaaggtcaaggtcacaggggcctgaacattgaaaaccatttccgatcaataactagagaaccacttgacccagaatgttgaaacttcatagaatgattggtcatgaagagtagatgacccctattgattttggggtcactccgtcaaaggtcaaggtcacaggggcctgaactttgaaaaccatttccgatcaataactagagaaccacttgacccagaatgttgaaacttcataggatgattggtcattcagagtagatgacccctaatgattttggggtcactcctcaaaggtcaaggtcacaggggcctgaacattgaaaaccatttccaatcaataactagagaaccacttcacccagaatgttgaaacttcataggatgattgatcatgaagagtagatgattcctattgattttgggatcactccatcaaaggtcaaggtcacaggggcctgaaaatggaaaaccatttccgatcaataactggagaaccacttgacccagaatgttgaaacttcataggatgattgtacatgcaaagtagatgatccctatcgattttggggtcactccattaaaggtcagggtcacaggggcctgaatattgaaaaccatttccggtcagtaacttgagaaccacttgacccagaatgttgaaacttaagaggatgattggtcatgcagagtagataacccctaacgattttggggtcactccgtgaaaggtcaaggccacaggggcctgaacattgaaaaccatttccggtcagtaacttgagaaccacttgacctagaatgatgaaacttcataggatgattggtcatgcagagtagatgacccctaacggtTTTgcggtcactctattaaaggtcaaggccacaggggcctgaacatggaaaaccatttccaatcaataacttgagaacctctcaacccagaatgttgaaacttcataggatgattgttcatacagagtaaatgactcctattgtttttggggtcactccgttaaaggtcaaggtcacaggggcctgaaaattgataaccagttccgatcaataacttgagaaccacttgacccagaatgttgaaacttcataggatgattgaacatgcagagtagatgacccctattgattttggagtcagtcaattaaaggtcaaggtcacagtggcctgttcatgtaaaatcattttttggaaataacttgagaaccacttgacctacaatgttgaaacttaataggatgattggacattcagagtaaatgacccctatttattttgaggtcacttgatcaaaggtcaaggtcacaggagcctgaacagtgacttgagaaccactaggcccagagtgttgaaatttagcgggatgactggacatgccaagtagatgatccctattgcagccaaccatcagtgtctctttgactttcgctcctgacccctattgacttcttgcctataggactttgcatttggggagacatgcgcttttttacaaaagcattttctagtttacacTGTTTCTCCCGTGCTAAAATATTGCATCTTgtgttaaagctactcgcccacagtttggatgaaagttttcaacatgttcgtttctaccaagtttggcatagaacgtatatataacactgaaaatggtaaagtgggtgaaaataaaagatattggTACAAATGCAAGacgaatgtaaattttctgcattattgcAAAAGCGTTACAACGGTTTGCTaacttctgcacaatattttttgcTATTTATAAGAATactttgcaaaaatcttatgccaATAAGTTTGAACCACTAGTCACTTTcggagtactcactttttatggatttttgagaggaatTATTTTTCTCCTAAAATATATGGGTTAGTTCCTTTAAATCGGCGAAATAAAGtttcagtctaaaactgaaacaaacaaatatccatgATCATGTTGTTGTAAACTAAAACGCTCTAAATCAGTTGTTtagcattgttttgtttttcagagtCTACTTACATTGCTTGCTCGTTGACCCAGGCTTAATGAACATAATTAAAGCTAATGTTTATAGTCTGCTTCAGCTGAAGTACTTGGAATAAAGTGCCATTTTGCAAAATGTCGGT
The sequence above is a segment of the Mercenaria mercenaria strain notata chromosome 3, MADL_Memer_1, whole genome shotgun sequence genome. Coding sequences within it:
- the LOC128555754 gene encoding uncharacterized protein LOC128555754 — protein: MTKIHVQIFILHLCVAFTFCGRFEQVENRLKAIQTLLFQDIQSVIEGVDKNSQKIENLQESVDKNTLKMDSLQESVDKNSLKIERLQESVDKNTLMMDSLTELINKTLSLVTHTTAPITKSKYDVETHKKIENNQEHNSTPANLDVKRLF